In Actinomycetota bacterium, a single genomic region encodes these proteins:
- the rpmG gene encoding 50S ribosomal protein L33 — translation MRILVTLACTECKRRNYTTKKNKTNDPDRIELKKYCPWCRTHTLHRETR, via the coding sequence ATGAGGATACTGGTGACGCTGGCTTGCACGGAATGCAAGCGGAGAAATTACACCACCAAGAAGAACAAGACCAACGATCCTGACCGGATCGAACTTAAGAAGTATTGTCCTTGGTGCCGGACGCACACATTGCACCGCG